CCGTCCGCCCGAGGCGCTCGTCCGCCGCCCGCCACACCTCGGCCATCCCGCCCTGCCCGAGGAGCTCCTCGAGCCGGTAGCGGCCGAGGCGGCGTCCCTTCTGGGTCATGCGTCGACCTCGCGGGAGGCGCACGCCTCCCCCCGCGGGAACAGACGCCTTCCGGCCTTCCTCCGTTTACCCACGACCCTCAATACGGATCCGACGCGATCATCGTCTGGAAGCTGCCGTCCGACGTCACGGCGTCGTTCAGCACCCCGTAAGCCACGAACGTGTCGTCGCCCGCGGTCCTCCGGACGACGGCGGTGAACCGCTTCACCGAGGCCGGCGCCCCGGCGAGCGCGTGGACGCGGGACCACTGGACCCAGTCGCCGACGGCGAGCCGGACGGTGAGCGGGGAGCCCGCGGCGGCTCCCGTGTCGGCGTCGTAGAGCCGCGCCTCGAGCGTGATCGGCAGCTCCGAGCCTCCCCCCGTGTTCACGACGGCGAGGTTCGACCGGACGCCGTCGTCCTGGGCGAGCCCCGGTACGAGCGCCGCGGTCCGGGCCCCGCCTCCTGCCGCGACCGCCGTGTAGAAGAGCCCGAAGGCGCCTCCGGTCGCGGCGTCGGTGTTCGGCGTCGTCGTCCGGGCGAGGACGACCGTGGACGGCGCGTCGATCCCCGTGAGGTACCGGAACGTGACCGTCAGCGTTCCCGCCTGCGGCGCGGTCGTCCCGGCCGGAATCTGCATCCCCTTCGACCGCAGGTAGGCGAGGACGTCGGGGATCGTCACCTGCTGGCGGGCCGCCACGTCGACCGTCACGACCGGGACGCCACCGACCTCTCCGAAACCCGGAGCCGGCCTGTAGACGAGGTCCACCGGGGTCGCGATGGAGCCGTCGTTCACCAGCGTCACTTCCGTCGTGTAGTGCGAGCCCGCTTCTCCGTAGACGTCGAGAACGACGGGAACGATCACGGTCCGCGCCGCGGCGAGGCCGCCGGGACGGAAGGCCGGCAGGTAGCTCCCGTCCGACGTCTTCGCGTCGTTCACGACGCCGTACGCCGTGAAGGCGCCGACGCCCGCCGTCCGGCGGATCCGGGCGTACCCGAACGAGCCGTCGGGAAGGCCGGCGAGGCCGAGGATGCCGTTCCACTGCGTCCATTCGCCGGGAGCCAGCGTTCTCACGAGCGGCGCGCCCGCGGGAACCCCGTTCGCGGAATAGACCTGCACCGAGAGCTCGATCGGATCGTCGCCGCGCCCGGGAACGTGGACCGCCGCGAGGTTCGACCGCGCTTCTCCCGTGGCGGACCGGAGGCCGTAGACCGTCGCCTCCTCCTCCGGCGCGTCGAGGTCGGAGGGCGCGCCATAGAAGAGCCCGAAGGTGCCGCCGGAGGCGGACCTCGTGTAGGTCCGGGCGATGAGGTAGGTGTCGTCGACGTTCCGGGCCCCGTTCCCGAGCGTGACGCTCCCCGCGACGGGCGACTCCGGCGTCGCCGCCGGAATCGCCATCCCGAGGGATCTCAGGTAGGTGAGCGCGTCGGCCGCGCGGATCTCGCGCCCCGCGGGGATCGTGAGGCTCGCGGTCTTCGGCGCGAGCGAACCGTTCGTCCCCGCGAATCCCGGGGACGGCGTGTAGGTGATGGGGAACGAGGTGTCCGTTGCCGCTCGTGAGCCGACGACGAGCTCCGAGAGGAACCGCGCGCCGCCGGCCCCGACGACGTCGAGGACGACCGGCAGCGTGCGCACTCCGGGCCGCGTCGTAGCGACGTACGTCCCGTGCCCCGCCGTGCCGACGAGGAGGTTCTCCCCTCCCGCCCCGTCCCCGTTCGGGCCCATGTTGCGGACGACGGTGACCGAGGCCCCTGGCGGCAGGCCCGCGGTTTCCGGGCTCCACGCACCATCCCGCTTCAGGGCGAGGCCGCGCGCACCCGCGGCCGCCCAGAGCCGCCCGCCGGAGAGGTCGATCGAGTAGACCGGCGCCGCGTTCAAACCCGCCGAGTCCTTGCGGAAGAAGCTCCCTGCCGGACGCCGGTAGACGCCCCCGGTCGCGAGGCCGACGAACGCTTCCCCGGCATCGCCTCCGAGCGAGGCGACGAGGCCCGCGCCGGGCAGGCCCGCGGAGACCTCGGCCCACGGCCCCGAGCCCCTCGAGAAGAGGCCCTCGGCCATCGCCACCCAGAGCGCGCCGCCGAAGGAGCGGACGGCGTACACGGTGCCGCTTCCGGTGTAACCGCCGACCGGCTCCGAGGACCACGACGCGCCGGAGAACCGCCAGAGCCCCGTCGTAACGGTACCGCCGAAGATCGCGCCCGCGTGCGACGCGAGGGTCGACGGCAGGCTCACGGGGGAGAGGCCGGCCGAGAGCGCCGAAGCGGCGGACACCGTGACGATGTACGGGCCGCAGCTCGTGGCCACGAGCAGCTCGGGCTGGATTCCCGAGGTTCGCGCCACGGCGGTCGCCTCCCCGCAGCCGTCGGGGAGCCGGGCGAGCGCCGGCGGCTCGCTCGAAGGCCCTCCCTGCGGCAGGTTCACGAAGGTCGCGCCGCTGCCTGACGAGGTCGCGACGGCCTGGGTCGCGAAGCCCTCGGGAGCGACCGGCGGCACGATGTCGGTGACGACGGCCGCCGGATGCGGCCCAACGAGCGGGGTCCAGCCCGACCCCTGACGCCGGTAGAGGCCCCCGCCGGCCGTTCCGAGAACGAGGTCGGCGCCGAGGTCGAGGAAGGCCTGCGCGCCGCGTGGCAGGAGGCCGCTCCGGTCGGCGGACCACGCCGAGCCCGCGCGGACGAGCACGCCCGCGTCGGCCGTCGCGGCCCGCAGCGCGCCGCCCCACGTCGTCAGCGCCCTGACGTCGTGCCCCCCGAACGCCGCGTCCGCGATCCAGGAGCTTCCGTTCCAGACGTAGAGAGTGACGTTGGTCCCGGCCCAGAGCGTGCCGCCGAACGTCGCGAGAGCGCGGAAGCCCTCCGCCGGCCCGACGCCGCCCGCGAGGGAGACCCAGCCGGCGCCTGTCCATCGCGCGGCGATCCCCGTCGAGAGACCGACAACGAGCCCAGCGGGGTCGGGGAGCATCGTCGTCACGATCCCGGCTCCCGGAGAGGGGGCGGCGGTCCACGTCCCGCCCGTCCTGCGCCACGCGCCGAGGCCACCGGCCCAGAGGACGCCCGCCGCATCGACGGCCACCGTCGTCGGAAATGCAGCCGAGGACGGGAGCGTCTCGACCGTCCACGTTCCCGCGGCCGAGCGCCGCCAGAGCTCTTCCCCGGTCGCCGCCCAGGTCTCTCCGTTCAGGACCGCGACCGAGGAGACCGGCTTGCCGGCGAGGCCATCGAGCGCCCAGCCTTCCGTGAGGGAAGTCCCGCGAAAGACGCCGCTCGCCGTGCCCGCCCAGAAGACCCCGCCCGAGGCCACGAGGCACCGGACGTCGCCGCCCAGTGGATACCCGACGTCGGGCACGAGCCGCAGGCCCGCTTGCGCTCCGGCGGGAACGAGCATCGCCAGGAGCAGAACCGCGGGCCCCGCGATCCGTCTTCCGATTCCGGTTCCTTCACGTGGCATCGAATGCTCCTCGTATCCAGTCGATCGTTCCGGCGTCGCCCTCGATCGCCACCACGTCGAACCGCACCTCGCGCCGGGCGCCCGAAGGGTTCTCCGCGAGCCAGGCACGCGCCGCCGAGAGGAGCCTCCTCCTCTTCAGGGGAGTGACGGCCTCGGCCGGCGCCCCACGCGAGGCATCCCGCCGCCACTTCACCTCGACGAAGACGACCGTCCCGCCGTCCCCGGCCACCAGGTCGATCTCTCCCCCGCCCACCCGGACGTTGCGCGCGAAGACGGTCAGCCCACGCCCTTCCAGGAACAGGGCCGCCTCGTCCTCGCCGCCGCGCCCCTTCGGCGTCGTCGGAGCACGTGCAGAACCGGCCGGGCGCGGCACCACGCGCCGCCTGCGCGACAGGCCCAGCGCCGCGAGCCGTTCCTTCCATCCGGGTGACACCGGTCGAGGATAATCGACGGATGGACGACGTCTTCGTGATCCAGTGTCCTGACTGCGAGTCCACCCTGAAGGTCGACCGCGAGACCGGAGCCGTCCTCGCGCACGAGCCCGCCGTCGTGAAGAGGAAGCTCGGTTCGCTCGAGGAGGCCGCCGCGGAGAACACGCGCCGCACGGAGCGGGCCGCCGATCTCTTCGCCGCCTCCTTCGAGCGGGAGAAGCACAAGAGCGAGATTCTCGAGAAAACCTTCCGCGAGGCGCTCGAGAAGGCCCAGAAGGAGCCCGCAGGGCGTCCGCGCAGCCCGTTCGACGACGACTGATCCGGAACGTCCCGCCGGCCGGGAGATCGTCTGCTCCCGGTGGGTCTCTAGAGGTCCTTCTTGTTCATGTACCAGAGGAGCCCGCCGAAGACCCCGAAGAGCGCCAGCGCGAGGAAGATCCAGACGTCCCACATCGGCCACTTGTTGCCGTACTTGTTCTGGAGAGCCCAGTAGACGGCGCCGCCCCCGAAAATGAGGGCGGCCCACGCGAGCCCCTTCCAGAAGACCCGCAGCGCATCCTCGGACTGCTGCGTGTTCTGGAGCTTCTCGATCGCCGCCTGCCGTTTCCGGCGCTCGATCTCGCGGCGGTGGGCTTTCATCCCCTCGGTCACGAGCTCGGGGCGCGACACCGGGCGGGTCGTTTCCGGCACGGCCCGCCGGACCGGCGCCGTCGCGTGAGTGGGGTCCAGCTTCTTCGTCGGTCCCGTGACGTACGGGTTCGACGGCGGTCTCGCGTCCGGTTTCTTCGGCTCCGCCACCATTCCTCCTCGCGCCTTCCCGTCAGCCTGCCGCAGCCCCGGGGTGCGCGGGAAGCGCCGCCGCCGCCAGCTCCAGGACGTCGAACGGCTGCGTCTTCCCTTCCATCTCGGTCTGGGCGTTCCCCAGCATGACCATGCAGAACGGGCAGGAGACGCCGACGAGGTCGGTGCCCGCCTCCTCGATCTCGGCGTAGCGGGCCTGGTTGACCCTCGTCCCGATCTTCTCGTCGAGCCACATGCGCCCGCCGCCGGCGCCGCAGCAGAGGCCGTTGCGGCCGGAACGGGGCAGCTCGGTGAGGGTCAGGCCCGGGATCGCATCCAGGACGTTGCGCGGCGCGTCGTAGACGTCGTTGTGGCGCCCGAGGTAGCAGGCGTCGTGGAACGAGATCGTCTTCGGCAGGGCCTGCGTCAGCTTCACCCGCCCCTCGGCCAGGAGCCGGGCGACGAGCTCGGTCCCGTGCATCACCTCGAACGTCCCGCCGAAGTCGGGGTACTCGTTGCGCAGCGTGTTGAAGCAGTGCGGGCAGTTCGTGACGATCTTCTTCACGCCGTACCCGTTGAGCGTCTCGACGTTCTGCTGCGCGAGCGTCTGGAAGAGGTACTCGTTCCCGAGGCGCCGGGCCGAGTCGCCGTTGCACGTCTCCTCGGAGCCGAGGATCGCGAACCTCACGCCCCCCTCGTGGAGGAGCTTCGCCAGGGCGCGGGAGACCTTCTTCCCGCGGTCCTCGTACGAGCCGGCGCAGCCGACCCAGAAGAGGACCTCGACCCGCGCTCGCTCGGCCTCGTCCATCGCTCCCAGAACGGGGATCTCGAAGTCCAGCTCGGCCGTCCAGGCGTCGCGGTCGGCGGCCGGCAGGTTCCAGGGGTTACCCTGGCGCTCCATCCCGTTGAAGGCCGTCTGCGCCTCCTTCGGGAACTCGCTCCTCTCGAGGACGAGATGGCGCCGCATGTCGACGATCTTGTCGGTGTAGGTGATTCCGACCGGGCAGGCCGACTCGCAGTAGCGGCACGTCGTGCAGGCCCAGATCGTCTCTTCGTCGACCCACCCGCCGATGAGGGGCTTGCGCTCCTCGAGCCGTGCCTGAGCCGCCGCGTCGCCCCGGGCGGAGGCCACGTCGACGAGATCGCCCGCGACGGAGTAGAGCGCGCTGCGCACGTCCTTCATGAAGCCCTTCGGCGTGAGCGGCTTGCCGGTCAGGTGCGTCGGGCAGACCTCGCGGCAGCGCCCGCACTCCGTGCAGGTGAACATGTCGAGGCGCTGTTTCCAGGTGAAGTCCTCGACCCTCGCCACGCCGAACTTCTCGGCCTCCGCCGCCTTCTCGATGTCGACCATCGAGAGCTTCCCGGGCGCGTCGAGCTTCCTCAGGAAGATGTTCGGCAGGGCGGTGAGGACGTGGAAGTGCTTGGCGAACGGGAGGTAGTTCAGGAAGCCGAAGACCGCCACGAGGTGGAGCCACCAGCAGGAGAAGTAGATGGTCTCGAGCGTCCCCGGGGCCGTTCCCGAGATGAGCGTCGAGAGGGCCGCCGTCACGGGCTCCCAGGCCGAGGCGTGCCCGGGA
The sequence above is a segment of the Holophagales bacterium genome. Coding sequences within it:
- a CDS encoding YraN family protein, with the translated sequence MPRPAGSARAPTTPKGRGGEDEAALFLEGRGLTVFARNVRVGGGEIDLVAGDGGTVVFVEVKWRRDASRGAPAEAVTPLKRRRLLSAARAWLAENPSGARREVRFDVVAIEGDAGTIDWIRGAFDAT
- a CDS encoding (Fe-S)-binding protein, which codes for MPTEATYFGVPGTLLFALVLLGSIAAFAYTASRRWQLLTIGGPPDVRWDRPLERLRGLLELGIFQKKMWWDGYAGLYHMLIFSGFVVLSVRTLSLVLEGLFPKAGMPFLPAGAWQAYLLLKDVVLVTTLAGVLLALGRRYVFRRERLDPSFDAGFILCLIGFLMATDLLAGAAMFALTPGHASAWEPVTAALSTLISGTAPGTLETIYFSCWWLHLVAVFGFLNYLPFAKHFHVLTALPNIFLRKLDAPGKLSMVDIEKAAEAEKFGVARVEDFTWKQRLDMFTCTECGRCREVCPTHLTGKPLTPKGFMKDVRSALYSVAGDLVDVASARGDAAAQARLEERKPLIGGWVDEETIWACTTCRYCESACPVGITYTDKIVDMRRHLVLERSEFPKEAQTAFNGMERQGNPWNLPAADRDAWTAELDFEIPVLGAMDEAERARVEVLFWVGCAGSYEDRGKKVSRALAKLLHEGGVRFAILGSEETCNGDSARRLGNEYLFQTLAQQNVETLNGYGVKKIVTNCPHCFNTLRNEYPDFGGTFEVMHGTELVARLLAEGRVKLTQALPKTISFHDACYLGRHNDVYDAPRNVLDAIPGLTLTELPRSGRNGLCCGAGGGRMWLDEKIGTRVNQARYAEIEEAGTDLVGVSCPFCMVMLGNAQTEMEGKTQPFDVLELAAAALPAHPGAAAG